In one window of Halarsenatibacter silvermanii DNA:
- a CDS encoding uroporphyrinogen decarboxylase family protein gives MSFEITSRKRIIKALNHEEPDEVPVDFGATMNSSIVKEGYINLCEYLDIPAEDPKFINRMMRSVEVKDQLLDYFSVDVRGVFPETTAEIEWIEDDIYRDHWGLEWEKNKYYYELRKSPLAGNISESDIDRYDWPDPKNIEIEDLNKKIDYLRGEYDSALIMSLPSCFIHTSQYLRGFEEWYLDCAANPELLTYLFDRILEINLEISRKILQQAGDRADIIKFADDLGSQRGLQISPEFFRTHIKPRFKRYVDQIREFVDDPKVFIHSCGSIEPILTDFIEIGIDIINPVQISAEEMAPEKLKNEYGDQLSFWGAVDTQKVLRTESPAAVRKEVERLVKILGEGGGFVLGAVHNIQPDVPPENIEAMFLHAKEFSKSFY, from the coding sequence ATGAGTTTTGAAATTACGTCTCGAAAAAGAATAATTAAAGCATTAAATCACGAAGAGCCGGATGAAGTTCCTGTAGATTTTGGCGCTACAATGAATTCCAGCATCGTCAAAGAGGGATATATTAATCTCTGTGAATATTTAGATATACCTGCTGAAGATCCCAAATTTATAAATAGAATGATGAGGTCTGTTGAGGTCAAGGATCAACTTCTGGATTATTTTTCAGTTGATGTGCGCGGTGTATTCCCTGAAACCACGGCTGAAATTGAGTGGATTGAAGATGATATATACCGAGATCACTGGGGCCTGGAATGGGAGAAAAACAAATATTATTACGAACTGAGAAAAAGTCCTCTGGCGGGAAACATCTCTGAGTCCGATATTGATAGGTATGACTGGCCTGATCCTAAAAATATTGAGATAGAAGACCTCAATAAAAAGATAGATTATTTAAGAGGAGAATATGATTCTGCTTTGATTATGAGTCTTCCATCCTGTTTCATCCATACCAGTCAATATTTGCGAGGTTTTGAAGAATGGTATCTGGATTGTGCAGCCAATCCTGAGCTGTTGACTTATTTATTTGATAGAATTCTGGAAATAAATTTGGAGATCTCCCGTAAAATCTTGCAGCAGGCCGGTGACAGAGCAGATATAATCAAATTTGCAGATGATCTTGGTTCCCAGAGAGGACTGCAAATCTCCCCTGAATTTTTCAGAACCCATATAAAACCCAGATTTAAAAGATATGTGGATCAAATTCGTGAGTTTGTGGATGATCCCAAAGTATTCATCCACAGCTGCGGTTCAATAGAACCTATTCTGACGGATTTTATCGAAATAGGTATAGATATAATCAATCCAGTTCAGATCTCTGCTGAAGAAATGGCTCCGGAGAAGCTGAAAAATGAATACGGCGATCAACTCTCATTTTGGGGGGCAGTAGATACCCAAAAAGTGTTAAGAACTGAATCTCCAGCCGCTGTCAGGAAAGAGGTGGAAAGATTGGTGAAAATTTTGGGAGAAGGCGGGGGATTTGTACTTGGAGCCGTGCACAATATTCAGCCTGATGTTCCTCCGGAGAACATAGAAGCCATGTTCCTGCATGCTAAAGAGTTTAGCAAAAGCTTTTATTAA
- a CDS encoding TRAP transporter small permease, translated as MEIIKNIYYKFRKTLKFLFRLLLAVNVIIIISIVNLQVFYRYVLSSSLPWVDELSRFVFIWIGFIGAAVAHEKDKHIGLVLLLNKLSKRSKRILQFINEIIIFIAVVVLMIYGYESAITARHTSPALHITMMWVYMCVPIAGVYLILVSAENMADKIIQIVKKGD; from the coding sequence ATGGAAATAATAAAAAATATATATTATAAATTTAGAAAAACCCTGAAATTTTTATTTAGATTGTTATTAGCTGTCAATGTAATAATAATAATTTCAATAGTAAATTTACAGGTCTTTTATAGATATGTCCTTTCTTCTTCTTTGCCTTGGGTAGATGAGTTATCAAGGTTTGTTTTCATATGGATAGGCTTCATAGGGGCAGCAGTGGCTCATGAAAAAGACAAACATATTGGTTTAGTGCTTTTGTTAAATAAGTTATCAAAAAGAAGCAAACGTATTTTACAATTTATAAATGAAATAATAATTTTCATAGCGGTTGTTGTCTTAATGATTTACGGTTATGAATCTGCAATTACAGCTAGACATACATCTCCAGCACTTCATATAACAATGATGTGGGTTTATATGTGCGTTCCTATTGCTGGGGTGTATCTTATTTTAGTCAGTGCTGAAAATATGGCGGATAAAATTATACAAATAGTTAAGAAGGGTGATTAA
- a CDS encoding DctP family TRAP transporter solute-binding subunit has translation MKMKGKLAIFLVFALAFGFAFYGGDGVQAAEYNIRAGIGFDDQSASYAGLQKFKDMVEDKSEGRIEVEIHPGAALGDDIEMMENLQRGVQEVTVPSTAPITGFVEDFAIFDLPFLIPNYETADYILDGVIGQELLEQLEDVGIIGVTYWENGFRQLTNNERPVESVEDMEGLSIRTMENEIHLDAFEEMGASPSPMAFGELFSALEAGVVDGQENAFATINFQHFYEVQQYVTDTGHIYNPLVFMISEEFYNELPSDLQDVVIKSAEEAGIYQRELKRNMHEAAKEDLQDRDDTEVTVLTEEAREGFREAVEPVYENYEEQIGEEFIERVQNRIEEWQDIQDI, from the coding sequence ATGAAAATGAAAGGCAAATTGGCAATATTTTTAGTTTTTGCTTTGGCTTTTGGTTTTGCATTTTATGGTGGGGATGGAGTCCAGGCGGCAGAATATAATATTAGGGCAGGTATAGGTTTTGATGATCAGTCTGCCTCATATGCTGGGCTACAAAAATTTAAGGATATGGTAGAGGATAAAAGTGAAGGCAGAATAGAAGTTGAAATTCATCCGGGAGCTGCTCTAGGTGATGATATAGAAATGATGGAAAATCTTCAGAGGGGAGTTCAAGAAGTTACTGTTCCTTCCACGGCTCCAATAACTGGTTTTGTTGAAGATTTTGCAATTTTTGATCTCCCTTTCTTGATTCCAAATTATGAAACGGCAGATTATATTTTAGACGGTGTTATTGGCCAAGAATTACTTGAACAACTGGAAGATGTAGGAATAATTGGAGTTACTTATTGGGAAAATGGGTTTAGACAATTAACTAACAACGAAAGGCCAGTTGAAAGTGTCGAAGATATGGAAGGACTTTCTATAAGAACTATGGAGAATGAGATTCATTTAGATGCTTTTGAAGAAATGGGAGCATCTCCTAGCCCTATGGCTTTTGGAGAACTTTTTTCGGCCCTTGAGGCTGGAGTTGTAGACGGGCAGGAAAATGCATTTGCCACTATCAACTTTCAGCATTTCTATGAAGTCCAACAATATGTAACAGATACAGGTCATATATACAATCCATTAGTTTTCATGATAAGCGAGGAATTTTATAATGAACTTCCTTCAGATCTCCAAGATGTTGTAATAAAATCTGCTGAAGAAGCAGGGATTTATCAAAGAGAGCTGAAAAGAAACATGCATGAAGCAGCTAAAGAGGACCTGCAAGATAGAGATGACACTGAAGTTACGGTTTTAACTGAAGAGGCTAGAGAAGGATTTAGAGAAGCTGTAGAACCGGTATATGAAAATTATGAAGAACAAATAGGGGAAGAATTCATTGAAAGAGTTCAAAATAGAATAGAAGAATGGCAAGATATACAGGATATCTAA
- a CDS encoding TRAP transporter large permease: MTVLGLFLLFLFIFTFMGVPIVFSLTISNILLIIWLDFPLDIIATEAISGINEFSLLAVPFFIFVGKIMNAGGIAQKLVDFADALVGFITGGLGHVNVLASMFFGGVSASAIADTAAIGGIMIPQMVRENYSPEYSGGITASSAVIGIIIPPSIPFILYGITTGTSISQLFVGGIIPGIMVGFALMTTNYILSKKNRFGKASEQRKFNIKKVLKSFKIAFFPLLLPFVIVFGILSGIFTATEAGAIASFLGFILSAFVYREVGIRGLIDIIIETGETSAVVIIIAAMASVTAYLLTISGVPHSMAEFIGGNVETRIALLLMTNILLLFTGAILDLTPAILIFAPILAPVMREFGISTVYFGVIMGMNLGIGLITPPVGTVLYVACGVADVEMEKLVKSTIPFLFVLIAVLLTLVFFPQIVMFLPSMMQ; this comes from the coding sequence GTGACTGTACTTGGACTATTTTTGTTGTTTTTATTTATCTTTACCTTTATGGGAGTACCTATCGTGTTTAGTTTGACTATTTCAAATATATTATTAATAATCTGGCTGGACTTTCCTCTGGATATAATTGCAACAGAAGCAATATCTGGGATTAATGAGTTTTCACTGTTAGCAGTTCCTTTTTTTATATTTGTAGGTAAAATAATGAATGCAGGAGGAATAGCACAGAAGTTAGTGGATTTTGCTGACGCTTTAGTTGGTTTCATAACAGGTGGTTTAGGACATGTCAATGTACTAGCGAGTATGTTCTTTGGAGGAGTATCGGCTTCAGCAATCGCTGATACTGCAGCAATTGGCGGAATAATGATCCCCCAGATGGTTAGAGAAAATTATTCTCCGGAATATTCTGGTGGTATAACTGCTTCATCAGCAGTAATAGGCATAATCATACCTCCTAGCATACCTTTCATTCTATATGGTATTACTACAGGCACATCAATTAGTCAGTTGTTTGTAGGTGGAATAATTCCTGGCATTATGGTAGGGTTTGCTCTTATGACAACTAATTATATTCTATCAAAGAAAAATAGATTTGGAAAAGCTTCTGAACAAAGAAAATTTAATATTAAAAAAGTTTTAAAATCTTTTAAAATAGCTTTTTTTCCGCTTTTACTTCCATTTGTTATTGTCTTTGGAATTTTATCGGGAATTTTTACAGCAACTGAAGCTGGAGCTATAGCTTCTTTTCTGGGATTTATTTTATCTGCCTTTGTATATCGTGAAGTTGGAATAAGAGGTCTTATTGATATAATAATAGAGACAGGAGAAACTTCGGCAGTAGTTATAATTATAGCAGCCATGGCTTCCGTCACGGCTTATTTATTAACTATTTCAGGTGTGCCTCATTCTATGGCAGAGTTTATCGGAGGAAATGTCGAAACAAGAATAGCATTACTTTTAATGACAAACATTTTACTCCTTTTTACAGGAGCGATCCTGGACTTGACTCCAGCAATATTAATTTTTGCGCCAATTCTCGCTCCTGTAATGAGAGAATTCGGCATTTCAACTGTTTATTTTGGAGTTATTATGGGTATGAACTTAGGTATTGGTCTTATCACTCCTCCAGTCGGGACAGTTCTTTATGTTGCTTGTGGTGTTGCAGATGTTGAAATGGAAAAACTTGTTAAATCAACAATACCTTTCTTGTTTGTCTTGATTGCAGTATTATTAACTCTAGTTTTTTTTCCGCAGATAGTAATGTTTTTGCCTTCAATGATGCAATAG
- a CDS encoding bifunctional 2-keto-4-hydroxyglutarate aldolase/2-keto-3-deoxy-6-phosphogluconate aldolase — MKKRKTLEKIKECGIVPVIRAESAGQAKKITEAVKDGGINVIEITMTVPGAIDVIDELTEEYGNNTDLVFGAGSVMDGETTRNAILAGAEFIVGPALDEGMIEVANRYQKPVVPGAMTPTEVKKAMEAGADIVKIFPASMFGPKIIKAIKGPIPQAELIPTGGVDHDNVKDWINAGSFAVGAGSAIVSGAKEDDYQKVQEDAARFVELIEEARA; from the coding sequence ATGAAAAAGAGAAAAACACTTGAAAAGATCAAAGAATGCGGTATTGTTCCAGTTATTAGAGCGGAGAGTGCCGGCCAGGCCAAAAAGATTACTGAAGCTGTAAAGGATGGGGGTATTAATGTAATTGAGATAACCATGACTGTACCCGGCGCTATCGATGTAATTGATGAGTTGACTGAAGAGTACGGCAATAACACGGATTTGGTATTTGGAGCTGGTTCTGTAATGGATGGCGAAACCACCAGAAATGCAATCTTGGCCGGGGCTGAATTTATTGTTGGTCCTGCACTTGATGAGGGTATGATAGAGGTTGCTAATAGGTATCAAAAACCTGTGGTGCCCGGGGCCATGACTCCCACTGAGGTTAAAAAAGCCATGGAAGCCGGGGCAGATATTGTCAAAATATTTCCGGCCAGCATGTTTGGCCCTAAAATTATAAAGGCCATAAAGGGTCCAATTCCACAGGCTGAACTTATTCCCACTGGAGGCGTGGATCACGATAATGTAAAAGATTGGATTAATGCTGGCAGTTTTGCGGTAGGAGCGGGAAGTGCAATAGTTAGTGGAGCTAAAGAAGATGATTACCAGAAAGTCCAGGAAGACGCTGCCAGATTTGTTGAATTAATTGAGGAAGCCAGGGCCTAA